The window CGTTCAATGATAAAAATATCGTTCCGTTGCTTAATAATTTAACTTAAACAAAACTGTATTTATTCATAAAAACCTAATAGTCAATTTTTTATAAAAATATTTTTTATGATTTATTTGGAATTACTATAAGTGAAAACTAACTTTATAGAACTTAAACTGAAAGTACATGAAATCCCCTTATTTACTCTTTATCAGCCTTGCACTATTTGGGTGTACATCCAAAAACAATGATAATTATGATAGCCCTTTAAAAGCTACTTCGAACATTATGTCAAGGGTAGGATTACCAGACGAGAGTCCTTACTCACAAGTAAAGCAAATAGTAGGAGTCGACCTCGTATCATTTAGATATTATAGTTTAAAGGTAAATAAAAGAAAAATTCTTGGTAACGTTATCCCATACGACAAGATATGGAAAGTTAGTGACTATATTCCATTGCAGCTTTCAGCTACATCCACATTTTTCTTAAATGACAAAGAAGTTAAAATAGGAAAAAAGGATTTATCTGTTTATATAATACCCAAACTGAGTGGCCAATGGACATTGATATTAAATACCGGCGGTCTTAAAAACGGATTACCAGACAACTACGACTCTACTAAAAACGTAGTTCAAATACCGGTTAACCCTGTAGTAGCAAATGAAAACAACGAAAGCTTAAGTGTCGTCTTTTCAAAAAACGAAATCAACAGTGTCGACATTTCAATCAACTGGGATAATTTCAAAATTCCTCTTAAACTAAGATTCGATAACACCAAAGAAATTTTTGCTAACGTTTCCCGGCATCTTAGTAATCATTCGAAAAACAATGAAAAAGTGTCATGGGATGAATACATGGCCCTGGCTAACTTTTGTTATTACTCGAATTTAAAGCTTGAGCAAGGCTTGAGCTGGATTGACTCTTCAATCACTATCGACAAAAATTATTCTAATACACAAAAGAAAGCTCAAATTTTAGCCAAAATGGGTAAATACAATGATGCCCTGTCTTACTATAAACAAGCATATGATTTGCTTAAAAACGATACAAGTTCTAATAAAGAGTTTGGATTAAAGGGAATTAACATGGAGATAGCTGGCTTAGAAAGCTACGTTTCAAAAAATAAAAACAAGT is drawn from Mucilaginibacter ginsenosidivorax and contains these coding sequences:
- a CDS encoding DUF2911 domain-containing protein — encoded protein: MKSPYLLFISLALFGCTSKNNDNYDSPLKATSNIMSRVGLPDESPYSQVKQIVGVDLVSFRYYSLKVNKRKILGNVIPYDKIWKVSDYIPLQLSATSTFFLNDKEVKIGKKDLSVYIIPKLSGQWTLILNTGGLKNGLPDNYDSTKNVVQIPVNPVVANENNESLSVVFSKNEINSVDISINWDNFKIPLKLRFDNTKEIFANVSRHLSNHSKNNEKVSWDEYMALANFCYYSNLKLEQGLSWIDSSITIDKNYSNTQKKAQILAKMGKYNDALSYYKQAYDLLKNDTSSNKEFGLKGINMEIAGLESYVSKNKNK